A window of Ipomoea triloba cultivar NCNSP0323 chromosome 2, ASM357664v1 contains these coding sequences:
- the LOC116010003 gene encoding VQ motif-containing protein 11: MSSSNPPTTPSAAAAYASSPPALHNSQNTTFVQADPSNFRAVVQRLTGAAQDPAAQKLPVTAPPRFAGEMGPRRPAFKLHERRQAARKLEISLNHHGGPSVMASRPKSPMVMASPVSPLEMLGRGTPRTPKSPMEEEERAIAEKGFYLHPSPLSTPRNGRSDPPELLPLFPLHSPRDHHY; the protein is encoded by the coding sequence ATGTCTTCTTCTAACCCTCCAACAACTCCAAGCGCCGCCGCCGCCTACGCGTCTTCTCCGCCGGCATTGCACAACTCCCAGAACACCACTTTCGTCCAGGCCGACCCCTCCAACTTCCGGGCAGTGGTTCAACGCCTCACCGGCGCCGCGCAAGACCCGGCCGCGCAGAAGCTCCCCGTCACCGCGCCGCCGCGTTTCGCCGGCGAGATGGGCCCACGCCGCCCGGCCTTTAAGCTCCACGAGAGGAGGCAAGCCGCCAGGAAACTGGAGATCAGTCTCAACCACCACGGCGGCCCTTCGGTTATGGCGAGCCGGCCAAAGTCTCCGATGGTTATGGCGTCGCCGGTTTCGCCTCTGGAAATGCTGGGACGTGGGACCCCAAGAACGCCAAAGTCTCCgatggaagaagaagagagagccATTGCAGAAAAAGGATTCTACTTGCATCCGAGTCCACTCAGTACACCCAGAAACGGCCGTTCTGACCCGCCGGAGCTCTTGCCTCTGTTCCCTCTCCATTCACCTAGGGATCatcattattag